In Kitasatospora sp. NA04385, a single genomic region encodes these proteins:
- a CDS encoding ABC transporter substrate-binding protein, with protein MDTTRRSPLVRRPLAALTAAFCTALLASACTGTNSGGGQDGSASGQDVTITFWHGWSQDNEVKAINDNVAAFEKLHPNIHVKVIGNIADDKAEQALRAGGPDAPDVVSSFSTDNVGKFCSSHVWADLGPMLRKDGIDPAKTFPAAMLQYSRYQDNQCALPLLGDAYGLYYNKTAFAAAGITAPPKTFGEFAEDAAKLTVADGDSFKQLGFMPNYHGYETAIAHYLGQYGSTYFGPDGTSNVATDPTVAAALTWQKQLVDRLGGFEKLEKYRTTFGDEFSAKNPFQTGQVAMSLDGEWRTASLAEEKPDFEWATAPFPVPDDQAATYGRGYQTGTIVGVANGSKKQTAAWTFVKYLTTDTDAVVSFANAIHNVPSTLAALDSPKLDADPNFRTFVDVAKNPHSSTTPASVNGGAYQVSLQNLSYAVESGQQTDLRAGLTATAKEIDDAVAQAK; from the coding sequence GTGGACACGACCCGCAGATCCCCGCTCGTCCGCCGCCCGCTGGCCGCGCTCACCGCCGCGTTCTGCACGGCGCTGCTGGCCTCCGCCTGCACCGGCACCAACTCCGGTGGCGGGCAGGACGGTTCGGCTTCCGGCCAGGACGTGACGATCACCTTCTGGCACGGCTGGAGCCAGGACAACGAGGTGAAGGCGATCAACGACAACGTCGCCGCCTTCGAGAAGCTGCACCCCAACATCCACGTCAAGGTGATCGGCAACATCGCCGACGACAAGGCCGAGCAGGCGCTGCGCGCGGGCGGCCCGGACGCCCCGGACGTGGTGTCCTCGTTCTCCACCGACAACGTGGGCAAGTTCTGCTCCTCGCACGTGTGGGCCGACCTCGGGCCGATGCTGCGCAAGGACGGCATCGACCCGGCGAAGACCTTCCCCGCGGCGATGCTCCAGTACAGCCGGTACCAGGACAACCAGTGCGCGCTGCCGCTGCTGGGCGACGCGTACGGGCTGTACTACAACAAGACCGCGTTCGCGGCGGCGGGCATCACCGCGCCGCCGAAGACCTTCGGCGAGTTCGCCGAGGACGCCGCCAAGCTGACGGTCGCCGACGGCGACTCGTTCAAGCAGTTGGGCTTCATGCCGAACTACCACGGCTACGAGACGGCGATCGCGCACTACCTCGGCCAGTACGGCAGCACGTACTTCGGCCCGGACGGCACGTCGAACGTGGCCACCGACCCGACCGTGGCCGCGGCGCTGACCTGGCAGAAGCAACTGGTCGACCGGCTCGGCGGGTTCGAGAAGCTGGAGAAGTACCGGACCACCTTCGGCGACGAGTTCAGCGCCAAGAACCCGTTCCAGACCGGGCAGGTGGCGATGAGCCTGGACGGCGAGTGGCGGACCGCCTCGCTGGCCGAGGAGAAGCCGGACTTCGAGTGGGCGACCGCGCCGTTCCCGGTGCCGGACGACCAGGCCGCGACGTACGGGCGCGGCTACCAGACCGGCACCATCGTCGGCGTCGCCAACGGCTCGAAGAAGCAGACCGCGGCCTGGACCTTCGTCAAGTACCTGACCACCGACACCGACGCGGTGGTGTCCTTCGCCAACGCGATCCACAACGTGCCGAGCACCCTGGCCGCGCTGGACTCGCCGAAGCTGGACGCGGACCCGAACTTCCGCACCTTCGTCGACGTCGCGAAGAACCCGCACTCCTCGACCACCCCGGCGAGCGTCAACGGCGGCGCCTACCAGGTGTCGCTGCAGAACCTCAGCTACGCGGTGGAGTCCGGCCAGCAGACCGACCTCCGGGCGGGCCTGACGGCCACCGCCAAGGAGATCGACGACGCCGTGGCCCAGGCGAAGTGA